Genomic window (Ureibacillus composti):
ATATCAAAGTATGTAAAAAAGTGGTGTACCAATCCAGATATTAATACGGTCATCGTCACAGGTGGGACAGGATTTACACCAAGAGACCAAACCTACGACACGATTCTCCCCCTTTTCGAAAAAGAAATGGTGGGATTTGGTGAATTATTTCGATCATTAAGCTATGAGGAAATCGGCCCAAAAGCTATGTTTAGCCGTGCTACAGCAGGTTGTCGTGAAAAATCCGCCATCTATGTGCTACCTGGTTCTGTTAATGCGGTAACACTTGCTATGACAAAACTAATTATTCCAACTGTTCAACATTTTGTCAGTGAGCTGAATCGCATATGAAAATAGCTGGTGTTGTCTTGGCTGGTGGTCAATCTTCTAGATATGGTCAACCGAAAATGTTTGAAAAGTATAATGGTCAGCCTTTGTATAAGAACAGTCTCATTGCCTTACAAAAAAATCAACTACAGCCTTTAATAATCGCTACAAATGCAAACTTAGAATCGAAGTTTGCAGAAAATCAGATTGAAATGATAATTGAAAAACAACCTCATCAAGGCCCTCTATCTGCATTACAGAACATTATAGCTAATTTCCAAAATGTAGAGTGGTTTTTTATAGTTGCTAGTGAT
Coding sequences:
- a CDS encoding molybdenum cofactor guanylyltransferase yields the protein MKIAGVVLAGGQSSRYGQPKMFEKYNGQPLYKNSLIALQKNQLQPLIIATNANLESKFAENQIEMIIEKQPHQGPLSALQNIIANFQNVEWFFIVASDMPYMNVDFVQTMLTYIDDRYDAIVPKQASRIQPLASLYRRSALPKANLLLQQNKRSMKVLLEQLRVRYVEFEEECSTFININTQLDWSQLDKKESTYE
- a CDS encoding MogA/MoaB family molybdenum cofactor biosynthesis protein is translated as MHPTHHQLPIRAAILTVSDTRTKANDFGGQQIQTLLQEASFEIIDYQISKDEPFEISKYVKKWCTNPDINTVIVTGGTGFTPRDQTYDTILPLFEKEMVGFGELFRSLSYEEIGPKAMFSRATAGCREKSAIYVLPGSVNAVTLAMTKLIIPTVQHFVSELNRI